The genomic segment TCGCACTGTACGCCGAGCTCGTCGAGGACTATCCCGACCTCGCGCCGGCGCACGCCGGGCTGGGGGACTCGGCGCTCAAGCTCAGCGACGCGCCGCGAGCCGTCGCCGCGTTCCGCCGCGCTCTCGAACTCGCTCCTGGCGATCCCATCCTGATGGGCGTCTTCGCCGATGCGCTCCGCGCCGACAAGCAGTACGAGTCCGCCATCGAGCTCTACGAGAAGGCGATCCGCGTGTCGAGCGGGAGCCTCCGCGTGGAGTGGTACGTCGGGATGGCGCTCGCCGAGATCGACGCCGGACTGCTCGAACGAGCTCGGGAGCACCTGACGCAGGCGGTTCAGATGGGCGATGGCGAAGGCGTCGCGGCGCACAACCTCGGCGTCGTCCTGATGAACCTGAACCGGCTCGACGAGGCGGATCAGGCGTTCGCCCGCGCCATTGCCCGCAACGGGCGCAACTCGAAGGCGTTCTACGGCAGAGGGCAGATCGCCCTCAAGCAGGGACGCCTCTACCCCGCCCGCGACTTTCTGGCGCGCGCGTCGGAGATCGAGCCGACGGAACCGACATTCTACTACGCCCGCGCCCAAGCGCTCCGCCGCATGGGTCGGGCGGAAGAGGCACGGAGGGTTCTCGTCGAGTACCAGCGGAGGCTTTCCGAGTTTTACACCCGCGAAGCGCAGGTGCGCATCGAGCGGGAGCAGTGGAAAGACGCGCTGGTGAGGGCGCAGAAGGCGGTCGATGCGGACGGCGCGAACCTCGACGCCGTGCAGCTCCGCGCGTTCGTCTATATGCGGCTCGGAGAGTTCGGCACGGCGCGTAGCGGGTTCGAGCGCGTCGCTGAGTCGGCATCGCGCTCAGCGCCGGAGGCGCGGCTCTACCTGGCGCTGATCGACCGCGACGAAGGCGACTTCGACAGCGCAGAGAACCGCCTGCTGGCGCTCAGCCGAGATGAACCCGACTCGATGACGGTCTACCGACAGCTCGCACGCGTGCGGGAGGACGCCGGCAAGCCCGATGAAGCCGAAGCCGCGTACGGAGCCGGAATCGAGCGGAACCCGTCGTGGGCGCCGGGCTACTGGTGGCGCGGGATGCTCCGCGAAGCCAACGGCAAGCTCGACGGAGCCGAGGCGGACTACCGCAAAGCCATCGAGCTCGTACCGGGCGCGCCCTTTGCCAAGGCGTCGCTCGCCCTGCTGCTGGCGAAGGCGTCAAGGAACCTCGATGAGGCGGTCGAGCTCGCACGCTCCGCCGCCGACACGGAGCACGCCGCCGCGCATCGAGCGATCTACGCCTACGCGCTCCATCGCGCCGGAAAGACCGACGAGGCGAAGGCAGAGCTCGAACGCGCCCTCCACGACGACCCCGACGACGCAACCGTGATCCAAGTCCGCAACGCGATCTTGCGCGCTTCAGCGCCATCCCCAGCGCCATCCGAGGAGAACCGATGATCCACCGCACTGCCTTCCTGCCTGGGATCGCTCTCGTTCTGGCGCTGCTCGCGGCAGAAAGCCGCGCGTGGATCACCTTCACGGACATCACCGAATCCGCCGGCATCGACTTCGTTCAGGTCAACGGCGCGACGGGCGAGCATCTGTTCCCGGAATCGGTCGGCTCCGGAGGCGCGTTCATCGACTACGATCGAGACGGCTGGCTCGACATCTACCTGGTCAACGGCGGCGACTTTCAGGCGGCGGGTCTCCCCAATCGGCTCTACCGCAACAACGGCGATGGAACCTTCTCGGACGTGACGGAACGCGCCGGTGTCGGCGACACGGGCTTCGGCGACGGCACCTGCGTCGGCGACTTCGACGGCGACGGTTGGGACGATCTCTATGTCTGCAACTACGGCGCGAATGTCCTCTACCGCAACAACGGCGACGGCACGTTCTCCGACGTGACGGAACGTACGGGCGTCGGCGAACCGCGATGGAGCGCGTCGGCGGCGTTTCTCGACATCGACCGCGACGGCGATCAAGACCTCTTCGTCGCCAACTACGTGGACTACGTGCGCGAGCGCGACGGATGCCCCTTCAAAGGGCTCAGCGTCTACTGCGGGCCCGAGACGTTCGATCCGGTAACGGACACGCTCTACCGCAATAACGGCGACGGGACGTTCACCGACGTCTCGGCTGAAGCCGGGATCACCAGCGCGGGGCGAGGGCTCGCCGTCGTGCCGGGCGACTACGACGGCGACGGCGACACGGACATCTACGTCGCCAACGACATGAACGCCAACTTCCTCTACCAGAACCGAGGCGACGGGACGTTCGAGGAGGTCGCGCTGCTCGCCGGTGTCGCCGTGGCAGAAGACGCGACCATCGGCAACGGCATGGGCGCAAGCATGGGCGACTACGACAACGACGGGGCGTTCGACCTCGTCGTGACCAACTTCCAGGATCAGGTGAACACGCTCTACCACAACGACCGCGACGGGTTCTTCACGGACGTCTCCTACGCGTCCGGCACGGGAGCCGTCAGCCTGCGGCATCTGGCGTGGGGCGTCGGGCTCGTCGATCTCGACAACGACGGATGGCTCGACCTGTTTATCGCCAATGGACACGTCCACGATAACGTCGAGGAGTTCGACCAGATCGGAACCTACGCGCAGCCGAAGCTCGTGTTCCGCAACCAAGGCGGCACGATGTTCGAGAACGTGACGGCTGCCAGCGGCGAGGCGGTCAACCGACCGGAGAGCAGCCGGGGCGTCGCGTTCGGCGACTTCGACAACGACGGCGATATGGACGCGCTGGTCAACAACGTGCGCTCCCGCGCGACGCTCCTGCGGAACGACGGCGGGAACGCCAACGCCTGGGTGCGTGTGGTTCTCACGCCAACGCAGAACGCGCTCGGAGCCCGGGTCCGCGTCGAGACGCCCGACGGCGTGACTCGGACGGGCGAATGCCGCTCCGGCGGCAGCTACGCATCCGACAGCGACCGGCGACTGCTCTTTGGGCTCAAGGCTTCCCAGTCGGCGACGGTGAGCGTCCGCTGGCTCGACGGGAGCGAGTCGGGATCCATCGCGGTCGAGGCTGGCAGGACGGTCACGGTCGAGAAGCCGCCGCGTTGAGCCGCGTCGGGACGAGTGCTAGACTCGCGCCGCGTCAGGTTCGCGCTGCAGGAGCTATCGCACCATGGCGAAGAAGGTTCGGCTCGGATTCGTCGGCTGCGGCTATATGGGACAGAACGCGCACATCGCCAACTACGCGAAGATCGACGACTGCGAGCTGGTCGCGCTCGCAGAGGGACGCCAGAAGACAGCGGAGGCGGTCGCGCGACGGTACGGCATCCAGGAGCTCTACGGCGATCACCACGAGATGCTCGAACGGTCGAACCTCGACGGCGTCGTGGGCATCATGGGGTTCCACCTCTTCTCATCGCTCGTGACGGACCTGCTGAACGCAGGCAAGGCGGTCACCACCGAGAAGCCGATGTGTATTCGCCCGGAGAACGGGCGCAGGTTGGCGGCGCTGGCGGATGAGAAGGGCATCGTCTATCAGGTCGGCTACATGAAGCGGCACGATCCCGGCGCGAAGTACGTCCGGGAGACCGTCCGCCGGTGGCGCGAGTCCGGGGAAGCCGGAAACCTGACCTTCATGCGCGTCACCATGCCCTCCGGCGACTGGATCATGGAGCACGAGCCGCCCGTCAACCTCGGCGATCCGGCTCCCGCCTACGAGGGACAGACCGGCGAAGGCGCTCCCGAGTGGATGTCGAAGGAGCAGGGGAACCACTACATCGCCTTCGTCAACTTCTACATTCATCAGGTGAACCTGATCCGCTACCTCATCGGCGAGGACTACCACATCGCCTACGCCGACCCGCACGGGCGGACGCTGACAGCGCTCTCCGAGAGCGGCGTCGTCATCGTCCTCGAAATGTCCAGCTACGGCTTGCAGCACCGGTGGGACGAGTTCTACACGCTCAACTTCGACCGGGGGCAGATTCGGCTGGAGATGCCCGCGCCGATGGCTCGACAGCGGGCGGGGAAGGTCACGGTCTACCGTCAGGCGGGCTTTGACGGGTCGGGCCCCGCCGAGTTGAGCCCCGTGCTGTCCCAGAAGTGGGCGTTCGAGGAGCAGGCGCGCGCGTTCGTGGCTTGCCTGCGCGACGGCACGCCGACAATCTCACCCGCGTCGGATGGCGCGAAGGATTTGGAGTTCAGCGAGGAGTACATCCGCGCCGTCGCCGCTTCGCGGGAATGATGCGGCGAGTCGCACTCGGTTGGCGCCCCGCTCCGCGCGCTCTCCGTCGCTTCCGCGGGAATGACGGACAAGCCGCGCGTTGGCGAGTGACTCAGCCGCCTACAGACGTTGGAGTGTGCCTCAGGTCGTTGCCGTTCTGCCTTGCGGATGCACATCTCACGGCGTGCCGTCCGTCCACGTCGGGTACTGCTCGCCCTCCTCGCGAGACGGGCGAAACACCGCGTCGCCCTACGACATCGTACCGATGCCTCATTCCCCGACGCCCGCGATCCGCTGGCGCGCCAGGTCTGCCGGGTCCTCGGTTCCCGGCGTGAACGGACGCATCCGGTAGTTCAGGCGATAGGTTCCCGCCCTGAGCCGGTACTGCTCCAGCGTGTCGGGTCCGCAACTCGCGCCGCCCAACCCCCGCTGCATCACGTCGAGGCACAGGATCGTTTCGGAACGCGGACGTAGCTCGTTCGTGTGCGTCGCGACGTAGAGATCGTATGCGGCGTAGTGGCTCGCTGAGAACTCGAACAAGTCCGCTCCGACGATCAGCAAGCCCACCTCGCCGCTGGACAGCGCCAGCCAGCGCGTGTCGACGTGGTTCCCATGCTCCTGCGGCACGATGTAGGGCACGTACTCATCCGTGACGGTGCTGGCGTACCGCGCAACGGCCGCGCCTGCCTTCCGGTCGCAGTAGCTTTCGTGCGGTCCCCTGCCGAACCACGTCAACTGCTCCATGCTCGGCATTAGAACCGCGCTGACGCCGATGCGCGGCAGGTCGGCGAGGGCTTCGGGCACTTCGATGGTGTTCTCGACGAGGATGTCGCCCGTCTCGAGCACTCTGAAGCGCTGATCGTGCAGAACCTCGTGCTGAGCCGCGACGCCGGTCAGGCGATGCCGGACGCGCACGGAGCTGTCCGCCTCGACGCCCGACTCCAGCAGCTCGCACCGCGCCGCCTGGATCCCAGTGTCGAGCCACCGGCCGAGCGCCTTGCCCCGCTGGCTGGACCACTGCTTGATGCCGTCGTTATCCGTCGGCGCGCGCCAGATGTTGAGGATGGGCCCCCGCAGCAACAGGTCCTTCCCGCGCCACACGAGAGAGTCCATCACGCCGAGGGCTCGATCCCACGTGACCCGAAGGCCGTCCGTCTCGATGCGGATCGCCGTGTCATTGCCAACCGCCCCGACGGCTGCCGCCGACCGAGGCTTGGGGCGAACCGGAGAACCGGACGCCATCGGCATCTGCTCGTAGGCGACCTCGTGGCCCGCATCAGCCCAGTCTGCCGACTCCCGCGTGCGGAACCGAACCGTCAGGAAACGCTCTCTGGCGCCAGGGGGCGGGAGCTCCGGCAACGCGAGCGTGACCGTCTCGCTCGTCTGCGGCGGCGTGTCGAGCGCCGGAAGCTCTCCTTGGGCGACGACAAAGCCGTCGTCCGCGATCTCCCAGAACCCGGCGAGCCATCCCAGGGTCGTGAAGTACGCCTTGTTCGTCACCTCGATCTTGCCTTGCGAAAGGTCAAAGGCTCGCACGCCAACCGGCTGGGCGAGCTTCTTGAACTCGTACATCGCCGGATGCGGCGTCCGGTCGGGCCAGATCATGCCGTTGATGCAGAAGTTCTTGTCGTTCGGCTCATCGCCGAAGTCGCCGCCGTATGCCCAGTACTTTCGTCCCCGAGTGTCCGTCTTGAGGATGCCCTGATCGACCCAGTCCCAGATGAACCCTCCCTGCAAGCCGTGGTGCGACTCGATGCCTTCCCAGTACTCCTTCAGGTTCCCGGAGCTGTTCCCCATCGCGTGGGCATACTCGCACATGATGAGCGGACGCGTGTCGTCGGTCGATTCCGCCCAGTCGATGATGGAACCGACGGACGGGTACATGGGCCCGACGACGTCGGTGATCCGCCTGCCCTCCGCCCATCGGTTCCAGCGGATGCCGCCTTCGTAGTGGATCGGTCGCGAGGGGTCCTCGCCGCGCATCCAGCCCGCCATCGCGTCGTGGTTGGGCCCGTAACCGCTCTCGTTGCCCAGCGACCACATGACGATGCACGAATGGTTCCGGTCGCGCTGCACCATGCGAACGCCGCGATCGACGAAGGCGAGCGTGAACCTCGGATCGTGAGCCAGGTCGGACTCGAAGGCGTGCGTCTCGACGTTCGCTTCGTCGATGACGTAGATGCCGTGCTCGTCGCAGAGCTCGTACCACGCCGGATCGTTCGGATAGTGCGCCGTCCTCACGGCGTTGAAGTTGAACCGCTTGAGCAGGCGTATGTCGGCGAGCATCGAGTCCATCGTGACCGCCTTGCCGCGCGTGTCGTCGTGCTCGTGCCGGTTCACGCCCTTGAACAGCACCGGCTTGCCGTTGACGAGGAACTCCCGGTCGCGGATCTCCAGACGGCGGAACCCGACGCGGCAGGATGTGGCTTCCGCCATCGAACCATCCTCGCCGACCAGCGCCACGACGAGCCGATACAGGTTCGGCTCCTCCGCCGACCAGAGCGCCGGCTTGGACACGGCGGCTTCGAGCCGAATGACATCCTTCGGCTCCCACGCATGCCCCTTGCCCTCCTGCCCAACGAGCGCCTCGGGGAGAACCATCGTGCCACTCGAGTCATAGAGCGTGGCCCGAACCGTCCAGCCATGCGCGCGATACGCCTCCTTGCTCAGGCGAACGGCGACGCGCAACGTCCCCTGCTCGCATGTTTCGCCCAGATCGCCCCGCGCGAACACGTCGGCGATGTGTACCGAGCCGGTCGCGTAGAGGCGCACGTCGCGATAGATGCCCGCCATCCACCAGTGATCCTGGTCTTCGAGGTAGCTGCCATCCGACCAACGGATGACCATCGCGGCGAGCAGATTTCCGCGAGGGCGCAGGAAGGGCGTCAGGTCGAACTCGGCGGGGAGCCGTGAGTCCTTGCTCAGCCCGACGAACTTGCCGTTGGCCCACAACACGAGAACGCTCTCGACGCCGCCGAAGTGGACGACGATGCGCCTGCCCGACCACGCCTGAGGGATGTCGAACCGCAGCCGGTAGAGCCCGGTCGGGTTCTCCTCGGGCACGCGCGGTGGCGCGCACGAGAAGGGCATCACGACGTTCGTATAGTGGGGGCGGTCGTAGCCTGCCATCGTCCAGTTGCTGGGGACCTCGATCCGGTTCCATGCCGAATCGTCGAAGCCCGGATCGATGAAGGATTCAGGCGCATTCTCCGGTCGGTCGATCAACGTGAAGCACCACGCGCCGTTCAGAGACCGGACGCGATCCGATGCGGTCACGTCGCCGGCGCGCGCGAGGTCTTCGGATGCGTACGGGTGGAGCGTCGCGCGTCCAGGGAGTCGATTCCACCCCGTGAATTCAGGTCTTTCCCACAGACGCTGCTCGATGAGGTCGTGGATAGTCATGGGGAGTCCTCTTCCGGCGGGAATGATCAAGCTTCGCACCTGGATCGTAGCCGACGCCGTCTCCTCGGTCACGCGAGGCAGGGAGCTTTGGGCGGGAACCTGCGAGGCGGGCACAAAAAGAGGCTGGGCAAACCAGCCTCGACGGGAAAAGTAATGAAACGTCACTACGAGCAGTGTCTACCGCACACTTGACGATTGTATACCACACATATTTTGGCGTGTCAATGACTAGAGGTCGTGTTTCTGCGCGTAAATGCGCTTGGCACAAGGGATTATAGCGAAACCAGGTTGAGTAGGCGCGCGAGCCCATGGTCAGGACGCTCAGTCTATGTTAACCATCAGAACCCATGGGCGAGGCGCGTGGCACTCCTGCATGAGCCGTCGGAGCGCCCGCCATGCTGACGAACATCGCCAGGAGCCATGGCCCACGCCGAAATCCCAGTCAACGCCGATGCGAACGCGAGTGACCACTCCTGTACCCGTCCTCCAGACGATCGTATACTTCTTTACACATGAACACGCATCGCGAGCGGGCAGACGAAGAGCCGGAGAACCCTCGGGCGCTCCGGCTCTTGAGCGTCGTTCGTGGTGTTCGCTAGCGCTTGACAGACGCCCAGGTCGTGGCGACCTTGCCGCTCGGATCGACGGCGGTGATCCCCAGCGCCGCTCCGATGCCCTTCTGGGCGGCGAGCTTGATGTCATCCGCGCTCGCGGCGACGTTCAGGATACAGACCTCGTCCACCGCGCCGCTGACCGGAATGCCGCCACCAACACGACGTCCGAACTCCACCGGATGGGCACCGGGCTTGGTGTTCGCGTGCGCCTTGTCGTGCTCGCCGAGCAGGACGCCGTCGACATAGGCGATCTCGTGAGCGCCCTTGAGCGTCCACGCGACGTGGTACCACTTGTCTTTGACCCAATCGGCGTCACCATCCGGGTGCTTCCCGTTGATGGTCGTCATGATGCCTTCGTCGTAGTTGCCGGCGCCGTCGCTCGTGTACGTGTGGAGCTGACCGTTCATATAGATGCCCACTTCGTACTCGAGGTAGTGCTTCCCAACGACCGCCTGACGGTCCGCCCACATGTCGACCATCTTCTTGTTCGTCTTGACGAAGAACATGACGGTCACTTCCTTCTCCATGTTCAGGCTGGCGGACGAAGGAACTTGGATCCATGACGTGCCATCGAACGCGGCGGCGCTGCCGTACTTGCCGGCAACCCACTTCACGTTGCCCTGGAGGGTTCCGTGGTTGTTGTTGCCGGAGGTGTCATTCGCCTTGTCGCCCTTGTTCTCATCAAGCATCCAAGCGCCGGCGACATTCTTCGCGTCGATCTTGGCGTAGCTCACGCACGCGAGCGTCGAGAGCAAGACGACACTGATCGCTGTAAGCCAGAGACTTCCTCCACGAGTACGACGATTCATCCGGTACCTCCAAACCCAGGATGGGCGGTAGAACAACGTACGATGCCGGTTCACCCCATCGAACCCAATACGAGGACTTAGGCGGCTTGTTGTCGCGAGTCCTCCTTCCCTGACACCTTCCGCGTCAGCGCGGGTACGTCGACCGACGACGCCTGCCGACCGCATGGGTTACGCTCAGGTTACACGAATGTGCCAACTCAGCGCAACCCACGCAGCAGGTCGCCAAAGGCTGCCGCTAGCGGCTACCGGCCGACAAACGTGGCGGGCTCGCTGTGGTCGGCGTGATCCGCGCAGCCCTGGTCGATGGGGACATCGACATCTGACTCGATCGGCTCGACGGTCCCACTGTCGAGCAGCCACTCCTCGAGCTCTTCTCCGCTCACGTCCGCGAGCATCTCCTCGCCGACGAGCACGCACGGCTGCAGTCGCTGACCGGTCCGTCGGACCATGTCGAAGAAGTTCTGCGGATTGTTGATGATGTCGCGATCCTCATAGCTCAGCCCGTACTTGGCGAGAACCGCGCGCACGCCGTTGCTCCATCCGCACGAGGGCTTCATCCACGCCACGATCTTCGGTTGACCCGCGTTCGTATGTTCTGCCATGATCAGCCTTCCAGTTGATTCAGACCACGCCGCGTACTCTTCGTTATTGCTCAGCCGTTCCGCCAAAAGCAAGCCGTTTGGGGGAGCCCAACGCGATGACCGCGAAGCCACCGGACGAAGCCCGCAACCGCGTGCTGCGCGACGGCGTTCGCCCCCTGCGGGTGGACGAGTTGATCGCTGCGGTGTTGGGCAACGGGACACGCGGGAGGGAAGCCGCAGACCGCCTGCTCCGGCGCTACGACGGCGACCTCGTGCGCATCGGCGATGAATCGCCGCAAGCCCTGGCGCAGATCATCGGCATCGGTCCCGTTCAGGCGGCTCAGCTCGCAGCCGCCTTCGAGCTCGCCCGACGGTGGGCCCAATTCTCGCCCGCAACGAACCCGATCGTGCGCAGAGCCTCCGACGTCGCTGCCTTCCTGTCGCCGTTCCTGCGCGGCGAGCAACAGGAACATCTCTACGTGCTCTGTCTGAACACGAAAAACATCATCACGAACCATCGCGCCCTGTTCTCGGGATCCCTGAACGCGAGCATCATCCATCCGCGAGAGGTCTTTCGGTTCGCTCTGGAGAACTCGGCGGCGAGCATCGTGCTGGCGCACAACCACCCGTCCGGCGACCCGGCTCCCAGCCCGGAAGATATCGCCATCACCAAGCGCCTGGTCGAGTCTGGGAAGGCGCTCGACGTTCCCGTGCTGGATCACGTCGTGCTGGGGGAAAAATCCTATCGAAGCATGAAGGAAGATGGGATCATCGGGTCTGGGCGACGTACTCGATGATCCGATGGGCGACATCTTGCTTGGTCGCCTGCTCGAATCCCTCGAACCCCGGCGACGGATTCGCCTCTAGGATCACGGGCCCATCGTGGGTCGTCAGCATATCGACGCCAGCGATCTCCAAGCCGAGCGCCTGAGTCGCCCGCACCGCCAACTCCGCCATCGGGTCGGAGAGCGTCACC from the Candidatus Poribacteria bacterium genome contains:
- a CDS encoding glutaredoxin gives rise to the protein MAEHTNAGQPKIVAWMKPSCGWSNGVRAVLAKYGLSYEDRDIINNPQNFFDMVRRTGQRLQPCVLVGEEMLADVSGEELEEWLLDSGTVEPIESDVDVPIDQGCADHADHSEPATFVGR
- a CDS encoding Gfo/Idh/MocA family oxidoreductase, whose translation is MAKKVRLGFVGCGYMGQNAHIANYAKIDDCELVALAEGRQKTAEAVARRYGIQELYGDHHEMLERSNLDGVVGIMGFHLFSSLVTDLLNAGKAVTTEKPMCIRPENGRRLAALADEKGIVYQVGYMKRHDPGAKYVRETVRRWRESGEAGNLTFMRVTMPSGDWIMEHEPPVNLGDPAPAYEGQTGEGAPEWMSKEQGNHYIAFVNFYIHQVNLIRYLIGEDYHIAYADPHGRTLTALSESGVVIVLEMSSYGLQHRWDEFYTLNFDRGQIRLEMPAPMARQRAGKVTVYRQAGFDGSGPAELSPVLSQKWAFEEQARAFVACLRDGTPTISPASDGAKDLEFSEEYIRAVAASRE
- the radC gene encoding DNA repair protein RadC; its protein translation is MTAKPPDEARNRVLRDGVRPLRVDELIAAVLGNGTRGREAADRLLRRYDGDLVRIGDESPQALAQIIGIGPVQAAQLAAAFELARRWAQFSPATNPIVRRASDVAAFLSPFLRGEQQEHLYVLCLNTKNIITNHRALFSGSLNASIIHPREVFRFALENSAASIVLAHNHPSGDPAPSPEDIAITKRLVESGKALDVPVLDHVVLGEKSYRSMKEDGIIGSGRRTR
- a CDS encoding tetratricopeptide repeat protein → MLRSIGWVILLATIAGQVHADEVSSTPPRFQEAELEYQRGNFERALALYAELVEDYPDLAPAHAGLGDSALKLSDAPRAVAAFRRALELAPGDPILMGVFADALRADKQYESAIELYEKAIRVSSGSLRVEWYVGMALAEIDAGLLERAREHLTQAVQMGDGEGVAAHNLGVVLMNLNRLDEADQAFARAIARNGRNSKAFYGRGQIALKQGRLYPARDFLARASEIEPTEPTFYYARAQALRRMGRAEEARRVLVEYQRRLSEFYTREAQVRIEREQWKDALVRAQKAVDADGANLDAVQLRAFVYMRLGEFGTARSGFERVAESASRSAPEARLYLALIDRDEGDFDSAENRLLALSRDEPDSMTVYRQLARVREDAGKPDEAEAAYGAGIERNPSWAPGYWWRGMLREANGKLDGAEADYRKAIELVPGAPFAKASLALLLAKASRNLDEAVELARSAADTEHAAAHRAIYAYALHRAGKTDEAKAELERALHDDPDDATVIQVRNAILRASAPSPAPSEENR
- a CDS encoding CRTAC1 family protein, giving the protein MIHRTAFLPGIALVLALLAAESRAWITFTDITESAGIDFVQVNGATGEHLFPESVGSGGAFIDYDRDGWLDIYLVNGGDFQAAGLPNRLYRNNGDGTFSDVTERAGVGDTGFGDGTCVGDFDGDGWDDLYVCNYGANVLYRNNGDGTFSDVTERTGVGEPRWSASAAFLDIDRDGDQDLFVANYVDYVRERDGCPFKGLSVYCGPETFDPVTDTLYRNNGDGTFTDVSAEAGITSAGRGLAVVPGDYDGDGDTDIYVANDMNANFLYQNRGDGTFEEVALLAGVAVAEDATIGNGMGASMGDYDNDGAFDLVVTNFQDQVNTLYHNDRDGFFTDVSYASGTGAVSLRHLAWGVGLVDLDNDGWLDLFIANGHVHDNVEEFDQIGTYAQPKLVFRNQGGTMFENVTAASGEAVNRPESSRGVAFGDFDNDGDMDALVNNVRSRATLLRNDGGNANAWVRVVLTPTQNALGARVRVETPDGVTRTGECRSGGSYASDSDRRLLFGLKASQSATVSVRWLDGSESGSIAVEAGRTVTVEKPPR
- a CDS encoding LamG domain-containing protein; this encodes MRSAGVVGRRTRADAEGVREGGLATTSRLSPRIGFDGVNRHRTLFYRPSWVWRYRMNRRTRGGSLWLTAISVVLLSTLACVSYAKIDAKNVAGAWMLDENKGDKANDTSGNNNHGTLQGNVKWVAGKYGSAAAFDGTSWIQVPSSASLNMEKEVTVMFFVKTNKKMVDMWADRQAVVGKHYLEYEVGIYMNGQLHTYTSDGAGNYDEGIMTTINGKHPDGDADWVKDKWYHVAWTLKGAHEIAYVDGVLLGEHDKAHANTKPGAHPVEFGRRVGGGIPVSGAVDEVCILNVAASADDIKLAAQKGIGAALGITAVDPSGKVATTWASVKR
- a CDS encoding DUF4981 domain-containing protein produces the protein MTIHDLIEQRLWERPEFTGWNRLPGRATLHPYASEDLARAGDVTASDRVRSLNGAWCFTLIDRPENAPESFIDPGFDDSAWNRIEVPSNWTMAGYDRPHYTNVVMPFSCAPPRVPEENPTGLYRLRFDIPQAWSGRRIVVHFGGVESVLVLWANGKFVGLSKDSRLPAEFDLTPFLRPRGNLLAAMVIRWSDGSYLEDQDHWWMAGIYRDVRLYATGSVHIADVFARGDLGETCEQGTLRVAVRLSKEAYRAHGWTVRATLYDSSGTMVLPEALVGQEGKGHAWEPKDVIRLEAAVSKPALWSAEEPNLYRLVVALVGEDGSMAEATSCRVGFRRLEIRDREFLVNGKPVLFKGVNRHEHDDTRGKAVTMDSMLADIRLLKRFNFNAVRTAHYPNDPAWYELCDEHGIYVIDEANVETHAFESDLAHDPRFTLAFVDRGVRMVQRDRNHSCIVMWSLGNESGYGPNHDAMAGWMRGEDPSRPIHYEGGIRWNRWAEGRRITDVVGPMYPSVGSIIDWAESTDDTRPLIMCEYAHAMGNSSGNLKEYWEGIESHHGLQGGFIWDWVDQGILKTDTRGRKYWAYGGDFGDEPNDKNFCINGMIWPDRTPHPAMYEFKKLAQPVGVRAFDLSQGKIEVTNKAYFTTLGWLAGFWEIADDGFVVAQGELPALDTPPQTSETVTLALPELPPPGARERFLTVRFRTRESADWADAGHEVAYEQMPMASGSPVRPKPRSAAAVGAVGNDTAIRIETDGLRVTWDRALGVMDSLVWRGKDLLLRGPILNIWRAPTDNDGIKQWSSQRGKALGRWLDTGIQAARCELLESGVEADSSVRVRHRLTGVAAQHEVLHDQRFRVLETGDILVENTIEVPEALADLPRIGVSAVLMPSMEQLTWFGRGPHESYCDRKAGAAVARYASTVTDEYVPYIVPQEHGNHVDTRWLALSSGEVGLLIVGADLFEFSASHYAAYDLYVATHTNELRPRSETILCLDVMQRGLGGASCGPDTLEQYRLRAGTYRLNYRMRPFTPGTEDPADLARQRIAGVGE